A stretch of Leishmania infantum JPCM5 genome chromosome 19 DNA encodes these proteins:
- a CDS encoding histone H2B gives MGSATASQPTFAVQPPSLYYISHPPHTTMASSRKASNPHKSHRKPKRTWNVYVGRSLKAINAQMSMSHRTMKIVNSYVNDVMERICTEAASIVRANKKRTLGAREVQTAVRIVLPAELAKHAMAEGTKAVSSASR, from the coding sequence ATGGGCTCTGCGACAGCTTCCCAGCCCACCTTCGCTGTCCAGCCACCCTCGCTCTACTACATCTCCCACCCCCCTCACACCACCATGGCTTCTTCCCGCAAGGCTTCCAACCCGCACAAGTCGCACCGCAAGCCTAAGCGCACGTGGAACGTGTACGTGGGCCGCTCGCTGAAGGCGATCAACGCCCAGATGTCGATGTCGCACCGCACGATGAAGATCGTGAACTCGTACGTGAACGACGTGATGGAGCGCATCTGCACTGAGGCCGCGTCGATTGTTCGCGCGAACAAGAAGCGCACGCTGGGTGCGCGCGAGGtgcagacggcggtgcgcattgtgctgccggcggagctCGCGAAGCACGCCATGGCTGAGGGCACGAAGGCCGTGTCGAGCGCGTCCCGCTAA